TCCATTCCATTCAATGCCTTGATTTTTCCATTATCATAACTCTTTTTTAGACCATTTATTTTGATGATAAGGTTATTATTATTCATAGCGTAGTGCCTCCGTTGGTGATAGTCTACTTGCCCTGTAAGCAGGATACAATCCACCAATAACCCCTACAAGGAAGGCAACTACAAATGCCCTCAGGAATATGTCCGGTGCAAAGGAAGGATTAATAATTCCGCCCACAGATGGACTCACTGTTAAAATGAGTTCTACCCCTACAACAGCTATCACAGTACCTACAACAAAAGCTATGAGTGTGAGCACAACAGATTCACCGAGAATCATTCCAAGAATTCTTCTTTCGGTCCATCCCACAGCTTTAAGAACCCCTATTTCCCTGGTTCTTTCATAGACAGACATTATCATCGTATTTATAACTCCAACAGCTCCAATAAATATTGCCAAGAGCGAAATTGCCCAGCTAGCCGTATCTATAAAACTGAGTCCTTGATTTATTCGACTCGCAGATGCTTCTGCAGTGGTTGTTGTAAGTTCATTTGGATATGCATCTTCAATAGACTTACTTACAGTGGTGACATTAGCATTGTCTGTTACCTTCACAAGGATGTTACTAACCTTTCCTTCATTACTAGTTAGATTCTGTAATGTTGAAAGAGGCATCATGATACCTGCATCTGTTATGAAATTTCCTGTTTCATATGTTCCTGTTATTTTAAAATCTTTACCATACAGATTTATGGTATCTCCAACAGTTTGATTTAGACTTTCTGCAATGGT
This is a stretch of genomic DNA from Methanobacterium spitsbergense. It encodes these proteins:
- a CDS encoding ABC transporter permease, whose translation is MSFLSLVVKNPFRNKTRSSLAIVGIAIGIMVIVALGMVTGGLKNSTQSTLKAGAAEITVVQAGSNSFGQGGTLNDTFVSDLLNISGVKDTTGILRASNTSTSGQLSNSSSESFGPGGISVTGIDTVKLSLIGVDSVNGTVFSNDSTDQVILGKTIAESLNQTVGDTINLYGKDFKITGTYETGNFITDAGIMMPLSTLQNLTSNEGKVSNILVKVTDNANVTTVSKSIEDAYPNELTTTTAEASASRINQGLSFIDTASWAISLLAIFIGAVGVINTMIMSVYERTREIGVLKAVGWTERRILGMILGESVVLTLIAFVVGTVIAVVGVELILTVSPSVGGIINPSFAPDIFLRAFVVAFLVGVIGGLYPAYRASRLSPTEALRYE